The genomic region CAAAATAAATGCAAGTGATTTTGCCGGGGCTTGAATTCACCCTGATGAATGTCTACAATGTAcaacataaaaatgtaaaaaaaaatgaaaatggttcAAATTAGTAAATGACAAGCGATTAAAGCTGCAACGCCAAGGAGTTGTTTAAATtctattttatgttttatttttaatttgtcatttttttgcctatatgatttttgcttttttttttataaagtttaatttgtcatttttttgcctatatgatttttgcttttttttttttataaagtttaatttgtcatttttttgcctatatgatttttgcattttttttataaagtttaatttgtcatttttttgcctatatgatttttgcatttttttttataaagtttaatttgtcatttttttgcctatatgatttttgcatttttttttataaagtttaatttgtcatttttttgcctatatgatttttgtattttttttttataaagtctaCAAAGATGAATCAATATGATTTTAATCTATAATTCTTTTTGTGCTTGCAATAGTTTTAATAATTTGCCTTATTCCTGAATCACAGGAATTTCCAAAGGGGGAAAAATctgtacaaatatttttttttaaaaaaagttaaaaaccaTAAATCGAACAATGTCAAAATTCAGGCAAAAAGAATAATAATGTAAAGAGCTAGTGAGGTGTATAAATATAACTGCTTCAGACGGCGCCGTCCCCTTAGGACACCTCACTAGGAATGTCAGAATCTATTGTACATATTCCATAATAATTCAATTTCATAAACTCGCGTCCTCTCAGCCgctgcagaaaaaataaaaataaaaaaaatagtcccATTTCCAGGACTGAATTATTCATAAATCATAATtataataattgtgtaattaCTGAAACAGCCTGTTAATTATTGATGCCCAAAGTAGAAATTGTTAATTTATTATTAATGTGTCAATGTGTTATATTCGTTGTTTACGTGGAGCGCGGTGCTGTCGTCTTACTGACGCCATTAGAAAATCTAAATGTAAACACAGATTGGTGCAAAATTCATTCAGGGggagaatttttattatttttttactaattagTTTTAGATTATTTTTGAATGCTCAACGTGgtagaaaaaaaagtaaatattgCACATAATATACAGTTACGTACACGGGGAGCTGGTCGTAAAACTAGGGCGAGACGAgccaataataaatataatagtaACAGAAACTAGAAAATTATAATGCAATTAAAGCAGTAATGCTGTAATAGAAAATGATATAATTAAAATAGTAATAAATGTAGAAAGTAAAGagaataatcttaattttaaatgtatttaaaaaatgaaGATGTAAAAAACTTAATTATTTACATTGCAATCATTTACTTTGACTGCGCGTCTATTAATTACGTTCTGTTTATTTTATAAAATCCTGCTTCATGGAATCCTCTTCTCCAGCACACAGATCCGGTGacgtcatcattattattattattattattattattattattatttctatgTTTGCTTTTTACATTTATTGAATTTGGCCCAAATAAAAGACAACATAAATGATACATAAAACATATACataagtaaataataataatatttcccCATATTAGTTGTAGTAATCTTTCTATAAGTTACTTTTAATATAAATTTATGTGCCTGCTTCTTACATTTTTTAGAATTTTACCCAAATAAAAGACATCATAAAACATGTTTTAATCtatggcattattattattattattattattattattattattattattattattattattattccagTTAGGTCACAAGAATAGTTCTCAGTGTCTCTGTCATAAATCCTGGTGCAATAACCTGGGCAATGAAAGATATAACAATGTGTCACCTCCAGCCCTAATTATGATACAGaatgctgtatatatctgtgtgtaaTGTATCTGTATATAATGATAGGACACCATGCAGTGGGAGCTGCTATCTGGATGCCAGGGTCACCTATGTGTCCGGGACCAGCTCAGATATGACAGGTGTGTGGTTTGTGCTCAGGGTATTATTTGACGTTGCCCGACTACGGGTGTCACTTCTGTAGTCGGGTGAATACTGGTTGCGCCCTGGTTAGGATGTTTGCACTGCTGTGATAGCTGCAGCTCTGTACAGAGTCGGGGGGTGCACTGACCTGCGGTTCTGCTAGCAGGGCCTACCCTAGGTGTGTACTGACCTGCCTTCTGTTACAAGGTCTTCACCTGGGTGTGCACTGACCTGTGGTTCTAGTACCAGGTCCTCACCTGGGTGTGTACTGACCTGCGGTTCTGGTACCAGGTCTTCACCTGGGTGTGTACTGACCTGCGGTTCTAGTACCATTTCCTCACCTGGGTGTGTACTGACCTGCGGTTCTGGTACCAGGTCCTCACCTGGGTGTGTACTGACCTGCGGTTCTGCTAGCAGGGCCTAACCTGGGTGTGTACTGACCTGCGGTTCTGGTACCAGGTCTTCACCTGGGTGTGTACTGACCTGCGGTTCTGGTACCAGGTCTTCACCTGGGTGTGTACTGACCTGCGGTTCTGGTACCAGGTCTTCACCTGGGTGTCGGTCAGGCTGAGGGAGGCCGCCAGCTCCATCCGGTCCTGCACACTCAGGTATTTCTGCCTCTCGAAGCTGCGCTCCAGCTGCGCCAACTGGTGGTCGGTGAAGGCAGTGCGGGCCTTGCGGGGCTTCTTCAGCCGCACCGGGGGACTCTCCCTGGAGCTGGAGATTTCCCGCTCCCCCTCTTCTTTCACTGCAACCATCAATCAGCAGAGAGAATAATATTAGCGTTAATAACCAGAATAACGCTGCGACATTTACTGCCGGCAGAATCCGGGGGTCCCCGTCATAAcctgctctgtggatgtcacctgTGATGGTCGTGTTTTATCGATTAACTATATTGTATAGATTATAATAGTATATTAATTATAAATGACTATTTTAACCTCTATAATGTATAACTTTTTATACATTAGATTGTACAGATTATAACAACCAAACTTTGTGAATTGCAGATTATACAGATTATAATAGTCATGTTTATAGATTATGTTGTATAAataaactacatatatatatatatatatagtacagattaTAATAGTCATACTTTATAAATTACACATTATACAGATTATAATAGACCCACTTTGTATTACATAGATTGTGCAGATTATAATAGTCATGTTTTATAGATGATATTGTATAAATAAtaaactctatatatatatatatatagtgcggaTTATAATAGTTATGTATAATACATTATATTGGCCAGATTATAATAGACCTGCTTTATAAATTACAGATTATAATAGTCATGTTTCACAGATGAGATTAGACCTGTGTTGCACATTACATAGACAGATTATAATAATCTTGTGCTGTATCTTCTAGCAGTCATGGATTGCACATTGTACTAATTATAATGGTGCAGGAATAGTATATAATATCTGTAACACATGGCAGTGTTCTCTGTATAACCAGCGACTGTAATAACATATAAACGGTAtgaaataattatatataataatccTGTGTATTTATGTGCAGCGCCGATTCAGTTATTCCTCTACAATGCGATGAGACAGGATCCCTTAGTAGGtctatctgcagtcctatgtaagccTAAGGGAGCGCTGATCCCGTAACAAACTCCGCTCTGCTACACCTGCCTATAACGGGACACGGCCGTATGTAATGCCGTACAGGactctgatgtagcagagctagagcTGTCAGTCCCGTACACCCTCTGAGGACAGGGGGGAAGCTGtgggtgttacctgcagtcctatgtaaagttggaaaataaaataaaagttgtcaaaggacaagctcagctctgctacgcTAACCAGGAAGATTCCGCTCCGGGAAGACGGGAGAAAATATCCGGATAATTATATAAAGACTGGGATATTAGAAGAGTATAATCTCTGAGGGGCATCACAGGGGCATCACCCCCACAATCCACTCACCATCTGCACCGGTTACTGCGGATCATTCATCCACAGCTTTCAGAACTTTCCTTCTAATAAATAATTGCATCGAAAAAATCCGGGAAAACATCAATTATcagattctatctatctatctatctatctatctatctatctgtcaatcATCTCtctattctttctttctttctttctttctttctttctttctttctttctttctttctttctttctttctttctttcctcatATCTTATCATTGTGGAGTTCTGGTGCCTCTCCTCTCCCAGTGCCCTCTCTGGCAGGGTGCTCTGGGTGCCTCTCCTCTCCCAGTGCCCTCTCTGGCTGGGTGCCTCTCCTCTCCCAGTGCCCTCTATGGCAGGGTGCTCTGGGTGCCTCTCCTCTCCCAGTGCCCTCTCTGGCAGGGTGCCTCTTGTACAGGGGTTTATGGGGTCTTTTCCGCAGCCCTGACCAGGCGGATTCCCTCTGTAGGAGACAATAATCCGCCTAATTGAGCCTCTGGGGACCCAGGAGCCTTCACCTCACAAACCGCATCACAATGCACTGTCTAGATACCAGTCTAGCTTTAGAAAAGGTCATCTAAATCTTCTCATTACAAAAGTTTTATTATCTAATTTCGcccccaaataattttttttgtgtgaaaagaaAATGTGTAGCAATGAGAATTATTCACATTATCATCCAAATATAAACAGAACAATAATTTCTGTCAATATAGTTATTTCATTCACGGTAAAAGTCTATTAACAAAACTGTTTAAaaatccatatattttttttactttaaaaatgCTCCCGCAAAAAAAGTcctatagttaaaaaaaatgcattgttaaatacaaaatctttaagtatatatatttgtttttagttgAAAGAGAAAAAACACGAATTAGAAATTTAAGAGTATTTTgctagataaaaaaaaagaaaaaacacattagTTGTTTGTCTGTGCTTAAGATAAAAGATACATtttaaatattagaaaaaaaatgctttttcccCCAACATTATTTATATGAAAGTTTATAACTGTTCCTAAgtgaatatttcattttttttcttctatttttgttaTGCTTTTCCAAACTCCATGAtcgataataataaaaaatgtattattcttatttatagaaaaaaatgtttaaaagaaaCCTATGCAAAACAGCAAAGTTCCTACCTAAATAAGATTTTTTCCCATAATTGATATTTAATAAAATGATTATTCTTTGTACAAAAGTTTGCAAAAATATGCCAAACAGCAAAGCTCCTATGTAAATATTTaacttatttctatttttttccgtTACATAAacgatatttattattattattatttatataaaagTCAAAACAAAACATACTTTTATGCAAAACAGCATAAACTTCCTGTGCAAATACGTATTTTTCCACTTTTTCCGCCTGTCCTCATCGCTCCGATCACTTTAATCTTTCCTGTCAGTTCTCATCTAATTGCATGGTAATGGATGGGCCCGACTTGTATGACTAATTTGGATGTCCGCTTTTATGTTAATTCCTTACATATTTATTCCTAATATTTCTATCAGATAATGAGGCCTCTGAGGGGAGGCTGCGGCCCTGAGATTCCTactcattaatttttttttccttccatatCGCATCAACATTTCTTATTGAtttatgcaacttttttttctccaattttctatatatgtgtataaaaTAGGGGTAGAAATCCCCATCCTTTTAGCTTTATTTCCTTCCAGAAATCCTCTCCTCTGTAGCGGAAATCAGAGATACAATGTATCAAGATCTGTTTATTTATCTTATTCAGATATAATGTATCATGATATGTTTTgggttttttttccctatttttttgctCGGTCTTATCTTTCTCCAGAGCCCCCATGCCATTTCTTGGGGTGCACGTTTTAGGGAAGGGGTTAGACTCACCTTTACCTTTATATTCAGAGTCTGAGGACATGGAGCTGCTGCTCTTCTCTAGTTTGTCCCTAAAGTCCTCAGCAGTTTTACTGGAAAAGCAATGGGTGAGGTCTTGGGCTGGTTGACCATTACTGGAGTAAGGGGCGCAGGTGGCCAGGGGCTTGCAGTCTGCTAAAATGTCTCTGATTAAGAAGGAAGAGGTAACAGTCCTGGATTGTGAAGGTGCAGAAAGTCCTGGCTGAAGATGCGACTCAATGGCCAGAGAGACCCCTTGTCTGGTGCTGATCGCCTCCAAACATTCTCTGGATGGGGAGGGTGGAGGAGAGCAGACACTGCTGACTTCTGACCTGGGGCTCAGCTCCAGGGGTGACCTGCTATCCCCCATCAATGGTTCCCCCTGAGAAAGCCCAGGGCTACTCGCTCTATGGGACAGGATGGTGTCAATCCCAAATCCGTTAGATCCTTCCATTCCAGCCTTCTTCTACTTTTCAGATAAACATTgagccttaaaaaaataaaaatgtcccaaaaaaataaaaatgtttctcTACTTAAGGTCCAGTGCTGGTGCCATCCAGAGAGTATGCAAGGTCCCTGTCCTGTAGCTGGGTGGTCGGGAGCACTCAGGAGAAGACCCTTGTGGAAAATCGATAGAAGGATCTGCTGTGCAACCAGCTCAATGATGAGAGCATCGATCTGGAGAAGGGGTTCCTGCAAGAAGCTTCAGCTCAGAAGGggcagaagaagaagaagaagaagaaaagatgACTCTGAGCAAACCCAACAGCCGAGGCAGGAGGTCACCCTCTGGTAGGAGTCATCCTAGGATGGGAAAATTCCAAGATGCTCTGAAGGCTTCAGCACCTTGGAGAGCGACACAATCAGGAGAACCTGCCCTCTGCTCCAAGGCTCTCTACAGAAGAGGGGGTTTCGGTTCTGCATATGACCATTCCAGGATCTTCTGCCTAGGACCAGTTGAGGATCTTCCCCATATCACCAGTCCAAGGTCTTCTGCATATGACCAGATCCAGGGGCTCCTCTCCACAGAACAGGGGTCTTCTGCCTATGACCAGATCCAGGACCTTCTGCCTATGACCAGATACAAGGTCTCCGCTCTACAGAACAAGTCTTCTGCCTATGACCATCCCAGGGTCCTGCCTATGACCAATCCAGGACCAGTCAAAGTGCAAGGTCTCCTCTCCAGCTCCACAACCTTGCAGCCTCCTTCCACTGAAGCCTCGGTATCTTCTAGGCTGAGCTGTGTCCTGCTCCAGAGTCACCCAGGAGGTCCTGCAGGCTCAGATCTTCTCCCTTTGAACTCCTGTGTAGCCTGCACTGTCCTGCTTCTCCTGGAGTGGGCTGGGGGAGGGGAGGGTCCTCTCCAGGCTCAGATCTCCTTACACTGTCACTTCAAGCCTTTTCCTCTACAGAACTTGTGTCACTTTGGCAGAGCTCctggggtggcagcagcacacgTGTCGCAGGAGCCtcctctgccattggctgctggcTGATGTCATGTAGGAGAAGAACCTGATCCTCTTTCAGTTTGATTAAAAGAGACAGTGAATTAATTACAGCAGCTCAGGCCGCTCTCTACAGGCAATGTCCCCCCTGTTTGCTCTCATCCCCTCTTTCAGGAGCCTCTAATGATGCCCTCAACCCTCTGCTGCCTGCAAGGCTACCCCAGCCCTCGTGCCAACTCTCTGAGTAGGGGTACACATCTCTGAGTAGGGGTACACATCTATGAAAAGTAGGGGTACACATCTATGAGTAGGGGTATACATATCTGAGTAGTAGGGGTATTTATCTCTGAGTAGTTATTATCTAATTACTATTATTATATTTTCAAAACACTTCAATTAATTCTCTATTCTTTATGACTAAGGACCAATTTCCTATCATTTCCGTTTTTATTGGTGATTTTGATACTTTTTTCATCCTGTTGCATATAATTACACATGACTCTGTCCTTCCTTCTCATCTGATGATACAGGTGGAGTGATACCTGTTGCCATGAAGCAATATGATGGGGGGGGTCTCTGAGATATTCTATAAGACAATAACATCCGCTCATTACCTTGTTTTATTACAGAACCAAGGAAATCCCGATCCATGGAGAGAGCAGCAATTCTGTCATCAGAACCAGGTAAGAGTCCAGTGAATGTGTATGAGACTGCTGAGAGAAGACTGTCTACAGGACCGAGGATGATAACCCTGgatcattaataataataataataataataataataataatgattattattattattaataattatcTTATTTTAATAGTGTTTTattaatatgattattttttacttgattgtatttgataaaaaaactttaaatatatttttatttaacattttaaaACTACATTTTAAAAAGTTAATATATTACTAATTTTTATCATTATAgtccatatacagtcaggtccataaatattgggacacggaCACAatgtaacatgtttggctctatacaccaccacaatggatttgaaatgaaacggacaGGATGTGCTGTCGGGTAAAGCTgtcagtctgcgggtaaagccgacagtctgcgggtaaagccgacagtctgcgggtaaagccgtcagtctgcgggtaaagccgacagtctgcgggtaaagccgacagtctgcgggtaaagccgtcagtctgcgggtaaagccgtcagtctgcgggtaaagccgacagtctgcgagtaaagccgacagtctgcgggtaaagccgacagtctgcgggtaaagccgacagtctgcgggtgaagctgacagtctgcgggtaaagctgacagtctgcaggtatggccgacagtctgcgggtaaagccgacagtctgcgggtaaagccgacagtctgcgggtaaagccgacagtctgcgggtaaagccgacagtctgcgggtaaagcacatcttgtccgctTCATGTCACCTCCATTGTGGTGGTggatagagccaaacatgttacattgtgtccatgtcccaatattcatggacctgactgtacgtaTGATTTGTTATACATGACAGTAAGACTCGGTCTACAGGACGACATTTTGTCACACCAATGTCACGcaataatttttataatgatagtctgcgcctctccagctgttgcaaaactacaactcccagcattcccagtctgcctacagctatcggcctccagcagggaatggtgggagttgtagttttagaacagctggagagctgcaggttggccagccctggtctatggtgtcgcactgctacATGCGATACGCTGCGACTAtaacgcgacagtcgcaaaaaatccattcgagactatctttataaaaattgtcgcacgactTCTTGTCGtcctgtagacctagcctaatattTAAGCCCATGAAGTCTGaggataaccccccccccccggcccccgaTCCGGGGTAACATTACGATTCCTTCCTCTGGACGGACAGATGTCCCCCCATTGATCTTTCCAGGGCCCCTAATGTCCCCCCATTGATCtttcctgggcccctgatgtcccCCCATTGATCTTTCCAGGGCCCCTGATGTCCCCCCATTGATCTTTCCAGGGCCCCTGATGTCCCCCCATTGATCTTTCCAGGGCCCCTGATGTCCCCCCATTGATCTTTCCAGGGCCCCTGATGTCCCCCCATTGATCTTTCCAGGGCCCCTGATGCCCCCCCATTGATCTTTCCTGGGCCCCTGATGCCCCCATTGATCtttcctgggcccctgatgtcccCCCATTGATCtttcctgggcccctgatgtcccCCCATTGATCtttcctgggcccctgatgtcccCCCATTGATCtttcctgggcccctgatgtcccCCCATTGATCTTTCCAGGGCCCCTGATGTCCCCCATTGATCtttcctgggcccctgatgtcccCCATTGATCTTTCCAGGGCCCCTGATGTCCCCCATTGATCTTTCAAGGGCCCCTGATGTCCCCCCCATTGATCTTTCCAGGGCCCCTGAT from Bufo gargarizans isolate SCDJY-AF-19 chromosome 9, ASM1485885v1, whole genome shotgun sequence harbors:
- the BARHL1 gene encoding barH-like 1 homeobox protein, which gives rise to MEGSNGFGIDTILSHRASSPGLSQGEPLMGDSRSPLELSPRSEVSSVCSPPPSPSRECLEAISTRQGVSLAIESHLQPGLSAPSQSRTVTSSFLIRDILADCKPLATCAPYSSNGQPAQDLTHCFSSKTAEDFRDKLEKSSSSMSSDSEYKVKEEGEREISSSRESPPVRLKKPRKARTAFTDHQLAQLERSFERQKYLSVQDRMELAASLSLTDTQVKTWYQNRRTKWKRQTAVGLELLAEAGNYSALQRMFPSPYFYPQSLVSNLDPGAALYLYRGPTAPPPALQRPLVPRILIHGLQGGAEPPPALPPLTGVLPRAAQPR